A region from the Salicibibacter cibarius genome encodes:
- the dxs gene encoding 1-deoxy-D-xylulose-5-phosphate synthase: MDLETIQHPGFLKSLSRKQLDELAEDIRSFLISKLSVTGGHLGPNLGVVELTLMLHKLYDSPKDKIIWDVGHQTYVHKILTGRANRFDSLKQFQGLCGYAKRDESEHDVWEAGHSSTSLSAAMGMATARDLQGEDFNVLPVIGDGALTGGMALEAMNHIGHEQTDLTVILNDNEMSIAPNVGAMHNMLGRLRTTGGYRRTKEDLEYFVKKIPAFGGALSATADRLKSSVKYLLVSGIFFEEMGFTYLGPIDGHNFDELHSNLTYAKRTKGPVLLHVVTKKGKGYKPAEEDASGAWHGPGPYKIESGDMIKKSGPPAYSAVFSDTLAKIAENDDRLVALTAAMPGGTKLDKFAKKFPARMFDVGIAEQHATTMAAGLSTQGMKPVFGVYSTFLQRGYDQLVHDVCRQNLNVVFGIDRSGLVGGDGETHQGVFDIAYLRHLPNMKIVIPKDENELQHMIHTAIVNDDGPMAVRFPRGNGLGVKMDEELKTLPVGEWPVEQKGNDAVILAFSTMLPIAKEAAAQLKKSGISTRVVNANSAKPLDEKQLDQIADENIPILTMEEAVLKGGFGSAVLEYLNDQNHIGLQVKRMGLPDRYIEHGNPSNWYEELGLTANEVAKTIDEMVPRKKQRA, translated from the coding sequence ATGGATTTGGAAACCATTCAGCATCCCGGGTTCCTGAAAAGTTTATCACGCAAACAATTGGACGAGCTTGCCGAGGATATACGTTCGTTCTTAATTTCAAAACTATCCGTTACAGGCGGACATTTGGGGCCAAATCTGGGTGTTGTGGAGTTAACGCTTATGCTTCATAAACTTTATGATAGTCCGAAGGATAAAATCATTTGGGATGTGGGGCATCAGACATATGTTCATAAAATCCTGACGGGACGGGCGAATCGATTTGATTCGTTAAAGCAATTTCAAGGTTTATGCGGATATGCGAAACGAGACGAAAGCGAACACGACGTTTGGGAAGCAGGCCATAGTTCTACCTCCCTTTCCGCAGCGATGGGCATGGCTACAGCCCGGGACTTGCAAGGCGAAGATTTCAACGTCCTTCCCGTTATCGGGGACGGGGCTCTAACCGGGGGCATGGCACTCGAAGCCATGAACCATATTGGCCATGAACAAACGGATCTGACCGTTATTTTGAATGATAATGAAATGTCCATTGCGCCAAATGTCGGTGCAATGCATAACATGTTGGGACGTTTGCGCACGACAGGCGGCTACCGCAGAACGAAAGAGGATCTTGAGTACTTTGTCAAAAAAATCCCGGCTTTCGGCGGCGCATTAAGCGCAACAGCCGATCGGTTAAAAAGCAGCGTTAAATACTTGCTCGTCTCCGGTATATTTTTCGAGGAAATGGGCTTTACGTACCTCGGCCCGATTGATGGCCACAACTTTGACGAACTCCATAGCAACTTGACCTATGCAAAGCGTACGAAAGGGCCTGTGCTCTTGCATGTGGTTACGAAGAAAGGGAAAGGGTACAAGCCTGCCGAAGAAGACGCGAGCGGTGCCTGGCACGGTCCCGGGCCATACAAAATAGAGTCCGGAGATATGATAAAGAAATCGGGTCCGCCCGCGTATAGTGCCGTGTTTAGCGATACACTCGCGAAGATCGCGGAAAATGACGATCGGCTTGTCGCGTTGACAGCGGCGATGCCCGGTGGTACGAAGCTCGATAAATTTGCAAAAAAATTCCCGGCACGCATGTTTGATGTGGGGATCGCTGAACAACACGCGACAACGATGGCTGCCGGTCTTTCCACCCAGGGAATGAAGCCTGTGTTCGGTGTGTATTCGACGTTTTTACAACGGGGATATGATCAGCTCGTTCATGACGTTTGCCGCCAAAATCTGAACGTTGTTTTCGGTATTGACCGTTCCGGACTCGTCGGCGGAGATGGGGAAACGCATCAAGGCGTCTTCGATATCGCTTATCTGAGACACTTGCCGAATATGAAGATCGTCATCCCGAAAGATGAGAATGAGTTGCAGCACATGATTCATACCGCTATCGTTAATGATGACGGGCCAATGGCCGTTCGTTTTCCGCGCGGGAACGGACTTGGCGTTAAGATGGATGAGGAGTTAAAAACCTTGCCTGTCGGCGAATGGCCGGTGGAACAAAAAGGAAACGATGCTGTTATCCTTGCGTTCAGCACGATGTTGCCGATTGCGAAAGAAGCGGCCGCACAGTTGAAAAAAAGCGGGATTTCCACTCGTGTCGTGAACGCCAATTCCGCGAAACCATTGGATGAAAAACAGCTTGATCAAATCGCCGATGAAAACATTCCGATTTTAACGATGGAAGAAGCGGTTTTAAAAGGCGGCTTCGGAAGTGCCGTTCTCGAATATTTAAACGATCAAAACCATATTGGCTTGCAAGTGAAGCGAATGGGTTTACCCGATCGCTATATCGAACACGGAAACCCGAGCAACTGGTATGAAGAACTGGGACTCACGGCGAACGAAGTCGCGAAAACGATTGATGAAATGGTGCCGAGGAAGAAACAACGCGCATGA
- a CDS encoding TlyA family RNA methyltransferase: MKKERADVLLVEKGLLSTREKARRSIMAGLVYTDKERIEKPGMKVDPELPLYLKGDIHPYVSRGGLKLEKALQVFPIKIKEKIVLDVGASTGGFTDCALQHGAKSVYAVDVGYNQLDFGLRSDPRVHVLERLNFRYAKQSDFVHGTPAVAVCDVSFISLKHLLPKMSDVLSEHGEACVLIKPQFEAEREEVGKKGIVRDRSIHARVIESVMKVSVISHLQPAGLQVSPITGSGGNVEYLLYLRKSKEEKPIPVECIAKAVNPLSE; the protein is encoded by the coding sequence ATGAAAAAAGAACGAGCGGATGTTTTACTCGTTGAGAAGGGGTTACTCTCTACACGTGAAAAAGCGAGGCGGTCGATTATGGCCGGCCTCGTATATACGGATAAAGAACGAATAGAAAAACCGGGGATGAAGGTAGACCCAGAACTACCGCTTTATCTGAAAGGCGACATCCATCCATACGTGAGCCGTGGCGGCCTCAAGCTCGAAAAGGCGTTACAAGTCTTTCCGATTAAAATAAAAGAAAAAATCGTGCTCGATGTCGGCGCCTCTACGGGAGGGTTTACCGACTGCGCCCTTCAACACGGGGCAAAAAGTGTGTATGCCGTTGATGTCGGCTATAATCAATTGGACTTTGGGTTGCGTTCCGATCCCCGTGTCCATGTGTTAGAGCGTCTGAATTTCAGGTATGCAAAGCAGTCGGATTTTGTCCACGGGACCCCGGCTGTTGCTGTGTGTGACGTATCTTTCATTTCATTGAAACACCTTTTGCCGAAGATGAGTGACGTTTTGTCTGAACATGGAGAAGCATGTGTATTGATAAAACCACAATTTGAAGCAGAGCGGGAAGAAGTAGGCAAAAAGGGCATCGTTCGCGACCGATCGATTCATGCGCGGGTGATTGAATCCGTGATGAAAGTAAGCGTCATCTCCCACTTGCAACCCGCCGGGTTGCAAGTATCTCCGATTACAGGCAGCGGTGGAAATGTCGAGTATTTGCTTTATTTGCGGAAATCGAAGGAAGAAAAGCCTATCCCGGTTGAATGCATTGCAAAAGCGGTGAATCCTCTCTCTGAGTAG
- the ahrC gene encoding transcriptional regulator AhrC/ArgR, which yields MTKGKRHVKIREIINEQEVDTQEELVFQLQEAGFNVTQATVSRDIKELHLVKVLTQDGRYKYSLPADRRFNPEEKLKKHLFDSFVSIDYSDHLIVLKTLPGNAHAIGALIDNLNWEDIMGTICGDDTILIICKQAKQSPALTDRILGML from the coding sequence ATGACTAAGGGAAAACGTCACGTGAAAATCCGTGAAATTATAAATGAACAAGAAGTAGACACGCAAGAAGAACTCGTTTTTCAATTACAGGAAGCAGGGTTTAACGTCACCCAAGCAACTGTCTCCAGGGATATCAAGGAGTTGCATCTCGTAAAAGTGTTGACTCAGGACGGGCGCTATAAGTACAGTCTCCCGGCAGATAGACGTTTTAACCCCGAGGAAAAGCTGAAGAAACATCTTTTCGACAGTTTTGTGAGCATTGATTACTCCGATCATTTAATCGTGCTTAAAACATTGCCAGGGAATGCGCACGCGATTGGAGCATTGATCGATAACCTAAATTGGGAAGATATAATGGGAACGATTTGTGGAGACGATACGATCCTCATTATTTGTAAACAAGCAAAACAGTCTCCCGCCCTTACCGATCGGATCTTGGGAATGCTGTAA